The Sediminicola sp. YIK13 genomic sequence AAGAACCACATCGTTTTCTTGAAAGGCTTTTGAAAGCACCTCACAAGTAGCCATAAAATTATCCGCTACCCGATACGTGTTACATCCATCTATTCCATACCCTTCAACGGCTGCCAAAAGCATTTTGGAATTGCCCTCATAAATTTGACCGGGTTTCAACGTTTCGCCTCCTTCCGCCAACTCGTTACCAGTGATTACGATCCCAACTCTAGGCTTATCAAAAACATTAACCTCCATAATTCCCATTCCTGCCAAAAATCCAATGGCCGGTGGGGTAAGCTCGGTTCCTTTTCGCAAAGCCAGATCACCCTTGGTTATTTGCTCGCCACGTGGCCTTATATTGCTTCCAGCAACAGCATCCTCCATAAGCGTAATACTATCTGCAAGCCTTATCACTTTTTCTTGCATAACAACTGCTTTGGCTGTCTCAGGTACCATGGCCCCTGTAAAAATCCTCACAGCCTCACCCGCTTTTAGTAGAACCTCTTTTCCGTCCCCGGCTGCTACTTCTCCAATGATGGCATATTTCTTTACGGGATGGATGTTGATCGCATAACCATCCATGGCCGATTGGTCAAAAGGAGGCAGATCTATAGGAGCATGCACATCTTGTGCTGTGACCATACCCCTGGCCTTGGACAAGGGAAGGGTAACGCTTTGAAGAGTAGTCGTGTTTTTGGCAATTATCTGAAGTGCTTCTTCAACCGAGACCATATAGTTTCATTTTTAATGGGCTCATTATCACCCTTTTTACTGACAAGCCCTTTGGTAAATTCATTTAAGGTTTCTACTTTTTCCTCAAAATCGCCTTTAATAGTCTTCCGATATTCATTTAGGTTCTGAACCAGATCGTCTATATTTT encodes the following:
- a CDS encoding molybdopterin molybdotransferase MoeA, with the translated sequence MVSVEEALQIIAKNTTTLQSVTLPLSKARGMVTAQDVHAPIDLPPFDQSAMDGYAINIHPVKKYAIIGEVAAGDGKEVLLKAGEAVRIFTGAMVPETAKAVVMQEKVIRLADSITLMEDAVAGSNIRPRGEQITKGDLALRKGTELTPPAIGFLAGMGIMEVNVFDKPRVGIVITGNELAEGGETLKPGQIYEGNSKMLLAAVEGYGIDGCNTYRVADNFMATCEVLSKAFQENDVVLVNGGISVGDHDYVYKALKALEVEPLFYKVRQKPGKPLFFGKRGNKIVFALPGNPAAALTCFYLYVYPALQKIMGQLGKGLERRKLMVSTSVANTYNRALLLKARILENGEVEILEGQSSAMLHTYSLANALVYVPESVSEIHQGSGVEVLVLPN